A genomic region of Deltaproteobacteria bacterium contains the following coding sequences:
- a CDS encoding aminotransferase class III-fold pyridoxal phosphate-dependent enzyme — MTTTGQILWEKAKTIIPGGNQLLSKRSEKFLPGLWPSYYSKAKGCEVWDLDGNHYYDFAQMGVGSCVLGYADDDVNRAVIGAIQDGSMCTLNCPEEVELAEKLISLHPWAEMARFARTGGEACAVAVRIARAATGKSKVAFCGYHGWHDWYLSANLGDSSNLDGQLLPGLDPLGVPRELHETAIPFNYNKLSALEAIVDKYPNQVGVIIMEPERGTSPMPGFLEGVRNVADKIGAVLIFDEVTSGFRMNLGGIHLVRNVYPDIAVFGKALGNGYPISAIIGRRSVMESAQDTFISSTFWTEKIGFIAALTTINKMEKNDVTTALVRYGEHINKGWNRLAQKHDLKIHISGIPPLTHIAFEYENSLAIQTCYAQEMLEQGFLLGTSVYTTDAYTDKIVEHFLDNTDTVFGIIKKASDEKKVETSLKGAIMHAGFKRLT; from the coding sequence ATGACGACAACTGGTCAGATACTTTGGGAAAAAGCCAAAACCATTATCCCCGGCGGCAACCAGCTTTTGTCGAAACGAAGCGAGAAATTCCTGCCCGGTCTTTGGCCGTCTTACTATTCAAAGGCCAAGGGGTGCGAAGTATGGGATCTCGACGGGAATCATTACTATGATTTTGCCCAAATGGGAGTCGGTTCCTGTGTTCTGGGCTACGCAGATGACGATGTGAACAGAGCCGTAATAGGTGCCATACAAGACGGTTCCATGTGTACACTGAATTGCCCGGAGGAAGTAGAACTTGCGGAAAAACTGATCAGCTTGCATCCATGGGCGGAAATGGCCAGGTTTGCGAGAACCGGCGGCGAGGCGTGTGCCGTCGCAGTGAGGATAGCCCGTGCCGCCACCGGTAAAAGCAAAGTTGCCTTCTGTGGCTATCACGGATGGCATGATTGGTATCTTTCCGCCAATCTTGGCGATTCATCCAATCTTGATGGCCAACTCCTCCCCGGCCTTGATCCGCTGGGCGTTCCGAGAGAACTTCACGAGACGGCTATTCCATTTAATTACAATAAATTGAGTGCATTGGAAGCCATTGTTGATAAATATCCCAATCAAGTCGGTGTAATCATCATGGAACCGGAAAGAGGCACATCCCCTATGCCGGGTTTCCTGGAAGGCGTCAGGAATGTCGCCGATAAGATTGGCGCGGTGTTGATTTTTGATGAAGTAACGTCAGGCTTCAGGATGAATCTCGGTGGGATACATCTTGTTCGCAACGTATACCCCGACATCGCCGTGTTTGGTAAAGCCCTTGGAAACGGCTACCCCATATCCGCAATCATCGGCCGCAGATCTGTTATGGAGTCTGCGCAGGATACCTTCATAAGCTCTACTTTCTGGACAGAAAAGATTGGTTTTATAGCAGCCTTAACCACGATAAACAAAATGGAGAAAAACGATGTGACGACTGCATTGGTAAGGTATGGAGAGCACATCAATAAGGGCTGGAACAGGCTGGCTCAAAAACATGATCTAAAAATTCATATTTCCGGAATACCACCGCTGACCCACATTGCATTTGAATATGAGAATTCTCTTGCAATTCAAACATGTTACGCACAGGAAATGCTGGAACAAGGATTCCTTCTCGGGACGTCTGTCTATACAACGGATGCCTACACAGACAAAATAGTTGAGCACTTTCTTGACAATACCGATACGGTGTTTGGAATAATCAAAAAGGCTTCTGATGAAAAGAAGGTCGAAACATCCCTAAAGGGGGCGATAATGCATGCGGGGTTCAAGCGGCTAACGTAG
- a CDS encoding Gfo/Idh/MocA family oxidoreductase: protein MMDVTCKGSSIMHNTRKVALIGSGELGSRHLQALAKIDLPVEIQVVDPSHEALKIAKERFDQISPNLNVRRISFFNSLDDLHSEIDYCIVATNSDVRARVTKELLLKKAVQCLILEKILFQTEDDYEAIGKLIEKYKVKTWVNCPRRIWPVYKGIHDYLKGVHLFEINISGSDWGLASNSIHMIDLIGYLAGATDYNINGDLLDSGFIESKRKGFIEFTGTLAGSFNATPYFSISSYKDGKVPLMIQLISEKYVYMISESLGRGWIFREDKGWSCEEFSFETPYQSQLTHRLIRQIIDTGASDLPSFEESAKLHIPILNCFISFLIREGKGGDRCPIT from the coding sequence ATGATGGATGTAACTTGTAAAGGGAGCAGCATAATGCATAATACTAGGAAGGTAGCCCTTATCGGTTCCGGAGAACTCGGTAGTCGCCATCTTCAGGCGCTTGCCAAAATTGATTTACCAGTAGAAATCCAGGTAGTTGATCCAAGCCACGAAGCTTTGAAGATAGCAAAAGAGAGATTCGACCAGATTTCGCCAAATCTTAATGTAAGAAGAATATCCTTTTTCAATTCGCTTGACGATCTTCATTCAGAGATAGATTACTGTATTGTAGCAACGAACTCAGATGTTAGGGCCAGAGTAACAAAAGAATTACTATTGAAAAAGGCCGTACAATGCCTCATTCTGGAAAAAATACTATTTCAGACTGAAGACGATTATGAAGCTATTGGGAAGCTAATTGAAAAGTATAAAGTAAAAACATGGGTTAATTGCCCCCGGAGGATATGGCCTGTTTACAAGGGAATACACGATTATTTAAAAGGCGTTCATTTGTTTGAAATAAATATTTCTGGCTCCGACTGGGGATTGGCGAGCAACAGTATCCATATGATTGATTTAATAGGTTATCTTGCTGGCGCTACTGATTATAATATTAATGGTGATTTGCTAGATTCGGGATTCATTGAGAGTAAGAGGAAAGGCTTTATTGAATTCACTGGAACACTTGCAGGATCCTTCAATGCCACGCCATATTTTAGCATCAGTTCATACAAAGATGGGAAGGTGCCGTTAATGATTCAGTTAATTAGCGAAAAGTATGTCTATATGATTAGCGAATCCCTTGGCCGGGGATGGATTTTCAGAGAAGACAAGGGATGGTCATGTGAGGAGTTTTCATTTGAAACCCCTTATCAGAGCCAGCTAACACATCGTCTCATCAGACAGATTATCGATACTGGTGCAAGCGATCTCCCTTCATTTGAGGAATCTGCAAAGCTCCATATCCCCATTTTGAATTGTTTTATTTCTTTCCTAATTAGAGAAGGCAAAGGGGGTGATAGGTGTCCGATAACATAA
- a CDS encoding gfo/Idh/MocA family oxidoreductase, with product MSDNIINHMWVIGSGPMTIDYIKVLDALKVSYQVIGRGIDSAKDCESKTGVKVVTGGLESHISDCKDFPSSAIVAVGVEQLANVAKVLLQNGVKKILIEKPGGLNEDEIRSVHEKTKKRNAEVYVAYNRRFYTSTLKAQEIIREDGGVRSFNFEFTEWSHEIVNIKKAPGVKENWLLANSSHVIDLAFFLGGKPKEISCYVGGALDWHPSGSIFTGAGISEKDALFSYQADWGAPGRWSVEVLTKKHRLIFKPLEKLQIQNIGEVAINEVAIDDDLDRTFKPGLFRQVKAFMDGDLLNLLKIEEHLVMLKYYLILKKISSASLRKNI from the coding sequence GTGTCCGATAACATAATAAATCATATGTGGGTCATTGGATCAGGTCCAATGACAATCGATTATATCAAAGTTCTTGACGCCTTAAAAGTTAGCTATCAGGTTATAGGTCGAGGCATCGATTCCGCTAAAGATTGCGAATCGAAAACAGGTGTTAAAGTTGTTACAGGGGGCTTGGAAAGTCACATCAGTGATTGTAAAGATTTTCCCTCATCGGCTATTGTTGCTGTAGGGGTAGAACAGTTAGCGAACGTCGCAAAAGTGCTTCTCCAAAATGGCGTTAAAAAGATATTGATAGAAAAACCGGGTGGTCTAAATGAGGATGAAATTAGGTCTGTGCATGAGAAGACCAAGAAGAGAAATGCGGAAGTATATGTAGCCTACAACAGGCGCTTCTATACTTCGACATTGAAGGCGCAGGAGATTATACGTGAAGATGGTGGCGTTCGATCTTTCAACTTCGAATTCACCGAATGGTCCCACGAAATTGTTAACATAAAAAAAGCGCCCGGTGTGAAGGAAAATTGGCTATTGGCAAATTCTTCTCATGTTATAGATCTCGCATTCTTTCTGGGCGGAAAGCCTAAGGAAATTAGCTGCTATGTTGGAGGCGCATTAGACTGGCATCCATCAGGTTCAATATTTACAGGCGCCGGTATCAGCGAAAAAGACGCGCTATTTTCATATCAGGCAGATTGGGGAGCACCTGGTCGATGGAGTGTTGAGGTCTTGACAAAAAAGCATAGATTGATCTTTAAACCATTAGAAAAACTACAGATTCAAAATATTGGAGAGGTTGCGATTAACGAAGTTGCAATTGATGATGATTTAGATAGAACATTTAAACCCGGTTTATTTCGCCAGGTCAAAGCATTTATGGATGGAGACTTGTTAAATCTTCTTAAAATTGAAGAACATTTGGTAATGTTAAAATACTACTTGATACTTAAAAAAATCAGTTCCGCCTCCCTAAGAAAAAACATTTGA
- a CDS encoding NAD(P)-dependent oxidoreductase, producing the protein MAKVLVTGGLGAVGSVLVKELRAHGHDTWIVDLPHHNDRQYLRCDVGEFRQVEQLFMSDGWARGYFSKRHEFDFVYHLAAEFGRWNGEDFYDTLWRSNAVGTKNILSMQERYEFRGIYFSSSEVYGDYDGLMSEDVLDNIPIKQMNDYAISKWVNEMQVLNSAAMHGTESVRVRLFNTYGPGEPYSPYRSVICLFCYSALNGMPFKVYRGHHRTSTYITDTVRTLANICESFMPGEVYNIGGLDYHDIETVAQLVIKYSGCNPSLAEYCDPEPFTTISKKVDCVKAVQHLGHKSTVGLEEGIKKTIDWMRHYYRVGEKI; encoded by the coding sequence ATGGCTAAGGTTCTTGTTACAGGTGGATTAGGTGCGGTTGGTAGTGTTCTCGTGAAAGAACTCCGTGCACACGGACACGATACATGGATTGTTGATCTACCACACCACAATGACCGGCAATACCTCCGCTGTGATGTCGGAGAATTTAGGCAAGTAGAACAGTTGTTTATGTCCGATGGATGGGCTCGTGGATACTTTAGTAAGCGTCACGAATTCGATTTTGTTTATCATCTTGCTGCAGAGTTTGGGCGTTGGAATGGAGAAGATTTTTATGACACTCTATGGCGATCTAATGCAGTAGGTACAAAGAATATTCTTTCTATGCAAGAGCGATACGAGTTCAGAGGAATATATTTTTCTTCATCAGAGGTTTATGGCGACTATGATGGTCTGATGAGCGAAGATGTTCTTGACAATATTCCCATAAAGCAGATGAATGACTATGCGATCAGTAAATGGGTAAACGAAATGCAGGTTTTAAACTCTGCAGCCATGCATGGAACGGAGTCTGTCAGAGTAAGGCTTTTTAACACATATGGCCCCGGTGAGCCATATTCGCCTTACCGATCAGTTATATGCTTATTTTGTTACTCTGCTTTAAATGGTATGCCCTTCAAGGTATATCGAGGACACCACCGGACATCAACGTACATTACAGATACAGTCCGCACATTGGCGAATATATGTGAAAGTTTCATGCCGGGAGAGGTATACAATATTGGCGGGCTTGACTATCACGATATCGAAACGGTAGCCCAACTGGTTATTAAATACAGTGGCTGTAATCCAAGCTTGGCTGAATATTGCGACCCGGAACCATTTACAACTATTAGTAAAAAAGTGGACTGTGTCAAGGCAGTACAGCATTTGGGGCATAAAAGCACGGTTGGTTTAGAAGAAGGCATAAAAAAAACAATAGACTGGATGCGCCACTACTATCGTGTCGGAGAGAAAATATGA
- a CDS encoding nucleotide sugar dehydrogenase, whose amino-acid sequence MKKKIIVVGTGYVGLPAALLLARAGYDVVGVDINENIVQAINDGILHIKETDLQKIMDAPQVRQNLHAQSVPCAADVFLIAVPTPIHPHKKVAELKYVHEAVESIIPYLQPGNLVILESTVPPLTCRTVITPILEKSGLTVGKDLFLAHCPERILPGDVFYEIVHNNRIIGAADQTSREMAQDIYASFVKGELSQTDDITAEICKLMENTYRDVNIALANELAEVMEGLGINPVKAIELANKHPRVNILKPGIGVGGHCIPIDPWFIKEVDPANSRLIFTSRLINEEMPHRIAAKIRRSMRDVSNPQIVAVGASYKANTVDIRESPALKIVELLAQDGYHVDHFDPLISGMEYSSLSKVCQGMDCLAILVEHNVVRDELKSCIEELRLCMRTPIILRFC is encoded by the coding sequence ATGAAAAAAAAGATAATTGTTGTTGGTACTGGATATGTTGGCTTGCCGGCAGCATTGCTATTAGCTCGTGCGGGATACGACGTAGTTGGTGTTGATATAAATGAAAATATTGTTCAAGCCATAAACGACGGTATTTTGCACATAAAAGAAACTGATCTGCAGAAGATTATGGATGCGCCGCAAGTTCGCCAAAATCTGCATGCTCAATCAGTCCCATGCGCGGCGGATGTCTTTTTAATTGCGGTACCTACACCTATTCATCCCCATAAGAAAGTGGCCGAATTAAAATATGTTCATGAAGCGGTTGAATCTATTATTCCTTATTTGCAGCCTGGTAATTTGGTTATTCTGGAATCAACGGTGCCCCCGCTTACCTGTCGAACTGTGATAACACCTATTTTGGAGAAAAGTGGTCTGACTGTTGGAAAGGACTTGTTCCTGGCGCATTGCCCTGAACGTATTCTGCCCGGGGATGTGTTTTATGAAATTGTCCATAATAACAGGATTATCGGCGCCGCGGATCAGACATCAAGAGAAATGGCACAGGACATTTACGCATCTTTTGTTAAGGGGGAACTATCTCAAACTGATGATATAACTGCAGAAATATGTAAGCTTATGGAGAATACCTACCGGGATGTTAACATTGCACTGGCAAACGAGTTAGCCGAAGTTATGGAAGGTTTGGGGATTAACCCGGTAAAAGCAATTGAATTGGCAAATAAGCATCCTCGCGTGAACATCCTAAAACCAGGTATCGGTGTGGGAGGCCATTGCATTCCAATAGATCCGTGGTTCATTAAGGAAGTTGACCCTGCAAATTCACGCCTAATCTTTACGTCAAGGCTTATTAATGAAGAAATGCCCCATCGTATTGCCGCTAAAATACGGCGCTCCATGCGGGACGTAAGCAATCCACAAATTGTGGCAGTTGGCGCATCATATAAAGCAAATACAGTTGACATACGAGAAAGTCCAGCGTTAAAAATAGTAGAGTTATTGGCCCAAGACGGGTATCATGTAGATCACTTTGATCCTCTCATATCGGGCATGGAGTACTCGTCCTTATCTAAGGTTTGTCAAGGAATGGATTGTTTGGCAATATTAGTTGAACATAATGTTGTGCGCGATGAGCTTAAAAGTTGCATAGAAGAGCTACGTTTATGTATGCGCACTCCCATAATATTGCGTTTCTGCTAA
- a CDS encoding glycosyltransferase, giving the protein MNIGRQTATSSTRSPKARSRLVEGCHDESMAIAFLGPVLPEDMCNRTPACNVSGNKLQINFLNALRKASGVSPTIVSFLPIGMFTKSRKLFVRSGPLSFNNGLRGRLIPFINVLFLKQLTIGLVSLLILMNWHWQNRRTRRLVLVYNVYLPMSLPVLLATKLSGGKAVAFVADFPHNLSFNFQGWKGMLQRINLWLESLSLAHFTGIIPLTQSVGEDFAPGRPMMVMEGGVDPDDVGAKSHPVEVPSAERICLFSGTLNEINGIDLLLRAFRLIPDPNFRLWIFGKGPLEAEVRAATQQDDRIVYRDFLPNAEVLRYQRQATVLLNARPTNQLITRYTFPSKLIEYMLSGRPVITTALSGIPKDYFDFIYVLFDETPEGLSRLLIDVCAKPAFELYELGGRAQEFILQTKNWSIQGRRVYEFICNGI; this is encoded by the coding sequence ATGAATATCGGAAGACAAACTGCGACTTCGTCAACTCGCTCACCAAAAGCAAGGAGTCGTCTCGTTGAAGGTTGCCATGATGAATCAATGGCAATTGCCTTTTTGGGGCCTGTACTGCCTGAAGATATGTGCAATCGCACCCCGGCCTGCAACGTATCTGGAAACAAGCTTCAAATCAACTTCCTTAATGCGTTGCGCAAAGCAAGCGGCGTTTCCCCTACCATTGTCAGCTTTCTACCGATAGGTATGTTTACAAAATCACGGAAGCTCTTTGTCCGTTCCGGACCGCTCAGTTTTAACAATGGGCTCCGGGGGCGGTTAATTCCTTTTATAAATGTACTGTTTCTAAAGCAACTTACGATTGGGTTAGTGAGTCTACTCATCTTAATGAACTGGCACTGGCAAAACCGCCGCACGCGTCGCTTAGTTTTGGTTTATAATGTTTATCTGCCCATGTCGCTCCCCGTACTTCTGGCAACAAAATTATCAGGCGGGAAGGCAGTGGCTTTCGTTGCCGATTTCCCACATAATTTGTCCTTCAATTTTCAAGGATGGAAGGGCATGCTTCAGCGAATCAACCTGTGGTTAGAATCACTCAGCCTTGCCCATTTTACCGGTATTATTCCTCTTACGCAGTCTGTAGGCGAAGACTTTGCACCAGGGAGACCTATGATGGTTATGGAAGGTGGTGTAGATCCGGACGATGTGGGCGCTAAGTCTCATCCTGTAGAGGTTCCATCGGCAGAACGAATCTGCCTTTTCAGCGGCACTCTGAACGAGATTAATGGAATTGATCTGTTACTCAGGGCATTTCGTCTGATTCCAGATCCAAACTTTAGACTCTGGATTTTTGGAAAAGGGCCATTAGAAGCTGAAGTTCGAGCAGCAACGCAGCAGGATGATCGGATTGTCTACAGGGACTTTTTGCCCAACGCAGAGGTATTACGGTATCAGCGGCAAGCGACGGTACTGCTTAACGCACGTCCAACCAATCAGTTGATAACCCGCTATACATTTCCTTCAAAACTAATTGAATACATGTTAAGCGGGAGGCCTGTTATTACAACAGCGCTATCGGGTATCCCAAAGGATTACTTTGATTTTATTTATGTCCTTTTTGACGAAACGCCCGAAGGGCTATCACGACTACTCATTGATGTTTGTGCAAAACCTGCCTTCGAACTATATGAATTAGGAGGTCGAGCGCAAGAATTTATTTTGCAGACAAAAAACTGGTCAATACAGGGGCGGCGTGTATATGAATTCATCTGTAACGGCATATAA
- a CDS encoding O-antigen ligase family protein, whose product MNSSVTAYNKTKLLGTINFTIKRHTFMYFIVIDLLFFPYVPFFVMPMSLPFVVAALFLGTESPCHNAISLLYLFSVCVVISVIAGLIFYGDESMLEDFKRAGQLLSSFAYYLYFKSSLKKRAFDPTNILIFFIFSQLFLIFFFYNNPDGFSVLRIKMAPATAGTVEHIYKHFRYTYFFSDPNTVAYFSLVCAFFVLHTHSSIILKWCMLLISCLIIVATNSRGAVLCMAALISLSLYRVFRGRISVSLTLLKKNICGIFVLVMVFTIFAATDTGKMSFETMEAVYTLFEQRSGAAEYYESGGETRLDIWHNIVSTYVPSFFGWGYSFLGTPHTDHLRMIYSYGIVAYGILLYLVFRFILVPGFEFLIPAFMAFSINSLIDEQKFFALVLSLVAVAQVTVGDSNRMKHIINNSLFVPPIFKNEGANTNQIVK is encoded by the coding sequence ATGAATTCATCTGTAACGGCATATAATAAAACAAAGCTCCTCGGAACCATAAATTTTACCATTAAACGCCATACTTTTATGTATTTTATAGTTATTGATCTTCTTTTCTTTCCGTATGTTCCTTTTTTCGTGATGCCGATGAGTTTGCCGTTCGTCGTCGCAGCTTTGTTTTTGGGCACCGAAAGCCCCTGTCATAACGCAATATCGTTATTATATTTGTTTTCCGTGTGTGTTGTAATTAGTGTTATAGCAGGCCTAATATTTTACGGCGATGAATCTATGTTGGAAGATTTCAAACGCGCAGGGCAACTGCTATCATCTTTTGCCTACTATCTTTATTTCAAATCCTCCTTAAAGAAAAGAGCGTTTGATCCGACAAACATTCTTATTTTTTTCATTTTTTCCCAGTTGTTCTTGATTTTCTTCTTCTACAATAATCCAGATGGATTTAGTGTTCTTCGAATAAAGATGGCTCCGGCTACAGCAGGTACTGTGGAACATATATACAAACACTTTAGATACACCTATTTTTTTTCTGATCCGAATACCGTTGCATATTTTTCTTTGGTCTGTGCTTTTTTTGTATTGCACACACACTCATCTATTATATTGAAATGGTGCATGTTGCTGATCTCATGCTTAATTATTGTCGCGACAAACAGCCGTGGTGCCGTTTTATGTATGGCCGCGCTAATATCTCTCTCATTATACCGCGTATTTCGAGGTCGTATCAGCGTGTCTTTAACCCTATTAAAAAAAAATATCTGCGGCATATTTGTTCTTGTAATGGTATTCACCATATTTGCAGCGACTGATACAGGGAAAATGTCCTTTGAAACGATGGAGGCAGTATACACCTTATTCGAGCAGCGTTCGGGTGCCGCAGAATATTACGAAAGCGGTGGTGAGACAAGACTTGATATTTGGCACAACATTGTGTCGACTTATGTGCCTTCTTTTTTTGGCTGGGGCTACTCTTTTTTGGGTACGCCACATACTGATCATCTGCGTATGATTTATAGTTATGGCATCGTGGCATATGGGATTCTTCTTTATTTGGTTTTTCGTTTCATTCTAGTGCCAGGATTTGAATTTCTGATCCCTGCTTTTATGGCATTTTCTATTAATTCACTCATCGATGAGCAGAAATTCTTCGCACTGGTATTATCCCTTGTTGCGGTGGCCCAAGTTACGGTCGGCGATTCAAACAGAATGAAGCACATCATCAATAATTCACTCTTTGTGCCCCCCATTTTTAAAAATGAGGGGGCAAATACAAACCAAATCGTAAAATGA
- the wecB gene encoding UDP-N-acetylglucosamine 2-epimerase (non-hydrolyzing), with translation MIKRKVLTIIGTRPEAIKLAPVVLELKRRHDLVDFSVCVTAQHREMLDQPLALFGIKPDYDLDIMSPGQTLAKVTALAMEGIDNVVSQEKPDVILVQGDTTTAFCGALTGYYHQIKVAHVEAGLRTGNKYAPFPEEINRCLIGRIADLHFAPTEQARQTLLNEGVTGPNVFVTGNTVIDALLWVRERVRCAPPKLPAGLLEATTGKQIILVTGHRRESFGNGFDNICHAIREIADSFVDVAFIYPVHLNPNVREPVNRILGRHPRIHLIEPLSYAPFVWLMDRATIVLTDSGGVQEEAPSLGKPVLVMREMTERTEGITTGNALLVGVQRERIVDGLRQLLCDPQRRAMMVTVNNPYGDGRAAQRIVEILLPGRHNYDGKNKLRSATGPS, from the coding sequence ATGATTAAAAGAAAAGTATTAACGATCATCGGCACGCGCCCGGAAGCCATCAAACTTGCACCTGTAGTGCTGGAACTAAAACGCCGACATGATCTGGTTGATTTTTCAGTATGTGTTACAGCCCAACACCGTGAGATGCTTGATCAGCCGCTGGCTCTTTTTGGCATTAAACCGGATTATGACTTGGATATTATGTCACCTGGGCAAACACTGGCGAAAGTGACGGCACTTGCAATGGAAGGTATAGATAATGTTGTGTCCCAGGAAAAGCCCGATGTAATTTTGGTGCAGGGTGATACAACCACTGCATTTTGCGGTGCATTGACTGGGTATTATCATCAGATAAAGGTTGCCCATGTAGAAGCCGGATTGCGAACGGGAAACAAGTATGCGCCCTTCCCCGAAGAGATTAATCGTTGTTTGATAGGGCGTATTGCCGATTTACACTTTGCACCGACCGAACAGGCCCGGCAGACATTACTGAATGAGGGAGTAACGGGCCCAAACGTGTTCGTGACAGGGAACACGGTGATTGATGCACTCCTATGGGTGCGGGAACGTGTGCGCTGCGCTCCACCTAAATTACCAGCAGGGTTGTTAGAAGCAACAACAGGAAAGCAGATCATCCTTGTTACGGGCCACCGGCGAGAGAGTTTTGGCAACGGGTTTGACAATATCTGCCATGCGATCCGGGAGATTGCAGATAGTTTCGTAGATGTTGCATTTATCTATCCGGTTCATCTCAATCCAAATGTTCGTGAGCCGGTCAATCGCATTTTGGGGAGGCATCCGCGCATTCATCTGATTGAGCCATTGTCCTACGCGCCATTTGTCTGGTTGATGGACCGCGCTACCATTGTGCTGACAGACTCAGGCGGTGTGCAGGAAGAAGCTCCATCTCTTGGCAAGCCTGTTTTAGTGATGCGCGAAATGACCGAGCGTACGGAAGGTATTACCACCGGCAACGCGCTTTTGGTTGGCGTTCAGAGGGAACGAATTGTGGATGGGCTCAGACAATTGTTATGCGATCCCCAAAGACGCGCAATGATGGTGACCGTGAATAATCCTTATGGTGATGGGCGGGCGGCTCAGAGAATTGTTGAGATATTACTGCCGGGGCGGCACAATTATGACGGAAAAAACAAACTTCGATCAGCAACAGGACCTTCGTGA